The Nitrospira sp. genome segment TATTTCCTGAACTTCTATGCTTTCAACAAAGATATTTCCGTCGACCTTGAAAGTGGGAAAACAACGATTCATGACGGGAAACAGCATGAGGATTGGAAGGTTCATCTCGTTGATACTGGCCTGCGCACACAGACGGGTGGGCGGCTCAAACAGTTAAAACGATGGATCGGGGACGACAAAACGTTTCTATTTACGTATGGAGATGGGGTTTCGGACGTCGACATTCAGGCGACAGTCCGGTTTCATAAGTCGCACGGGAAGCTTGCCACAGTCACATCCGTTTTGCCGCCGGCCAGATTTGGTCGGTTGGTATTTGATCAGGATCAGATCGTTGACTTTAGGGAAAAACCGCATGCTGAGGAAGGTTGGATCAATGGTGGGTTCTATGTTCTTCAGCGTGAGGCCATTGATTACATCCATGGTGATGAGATTGCGTGGGAGCGGGAACCGATCGAACAACTCACAAAGGATAATCAATTGATGGGGTACCGACATGACCGCTTCTGGTCCTGTATGGATACGCTACGTGAGAAAAACTATTTGGAGGAACTTTGGCAATCGTCACGAGCCCCGTGGAAGGTATGGTAGGGTGCCTCTCTAGGTAGGTAAGGCTTGTGGTTTTTGAGTGATATTCCTCCGCTTGAGCCTGTATCACTAATGTCGGCGAGCCACCACATTCGGTAAATATCTAGCTTAAGGAAATGAATATGCGAATCCTGGTCACTGGGAATATGGGATATGTTGGCCCGTTGGTGTTACGTCGGTTGCGAGAGTCGTATCCCGAGGCAATGTTGATCGGATACGATATTGGGTATTTTGCTCATTGTTTGACTGGTTCATCGCGGCTCCCGGAAAGTCGAGCGGATGTGCAGTATTTCGGGGATATCCGGCAGGTGCCCGAAAAGATCCTTCAGGGGACTGACGCGATTGTGCACCTCTGCGCGATCTCAAATGATCCGATGGGGGCCACTTTTGAAGACGTGACTCTTGATATCAACCATCGAGCAAGTATCGACCTGGCTGTCAAGGCAAAGCGAGCTGGTGTCAAGACCTTCGTGTTCGCATCGAGTTGCAGTGTCTATGGTTTTGCAGAGGGCGGTCCTCGTCGAGAGGAGGATGAGCTGAATCCTCTCACCGCGTACGCAAAGTCGAAAGTCAGTACTGAGCAGGATCTAGCGTCGCTGACCTCAGACTCATTTACGGCAACCTGCCTCCGGTTTGCGACGGCATGCGGAATGAGCGATCGATTGCGGCTAGATCTTGTGTTGAATGATTTTGTGGCGAGTGCACTTGTGTCAAGGCGCATCAATATTCTCAGTGATGGGACGCCATGGCGGCCACTAATCCACGTGAAAGATATGGCGAGAGCCATCGATTGGGCGGTGCAGAGAGACCGTGGCGCTGGCGGCGCGTTTTTGACGATCAATGTGGGAAGTGATGTCTGGAATTGCCAGGTAAAGGATTTGGCGATGGCCGTCACGCAACTTGTCCCCGATGTGGAAGTTTCTATTAATAGAGATGCGCAGCCTGATAAGCGATCCTATCGGGTTAATTTCGATAAATTCTCTAAGCTGGCACAGGGATTTCTTCCTGTCGTAGATCTGCAAAGTGCTGTACAGGATCTTCGTGATGGGCTCATGTCTATGCATTTTGCCGATTCTGAGTTTCGGAAGGGCGAGTTGATACGCTTAGTCACCCTAAGGCGATTGAGAGAGGGAGGGCATTTGACGGACCAGCTTGCATGGAAAGCGTAGGTAGGACAGTGAGATGTCATTATGGTGAGATTCTTTGATAAGGAAGGAGATGTCGGCATGAAGCCATCAGTGTGTCGCTCATGCGGAGCAGGTCTTGAACACACATTCATAGATCTGGGCATGTCTCCATTGGCAAATTCTTATATCAAACCAGGGCAAACGAATCGAATGGAGCCTTTCTATCCCTTACATGTGTATGTCTGCGAGACATGCTTGCTGGTTCAGTTGGAACAGTTTTCGACCCCGCAGGATATTTTCTCAGACTATGCATACTTCTCTTCATTCTCTGATTCATGGCTGGCTCATGCTCGGACCTATGTGGACATGATTGTCGATCGATTCAGATTTGATCGCAACTCGAGAGTTGTAGAGATCGCCAGTAACGATGGATATCTTCTTAAGAACTTTGTTGCGCGTGACATCCCTGTGCTCGGGGTAGAACCTGCGGCGAATGTGGCTGAGGTTGCAAGGGGAAAGGGGATCAACACCAAGGTGGCGTTTTTTGCTGAGAAGACGGCGCGTGATCTGGCTGAGGATGGATGGGCCGCTGATTTGATTATTGGAAACAACGTGTTGGCTCATGTTCCAGATTTGAACGATTTCGTGAAGGGGTTGAAAGTTCTTCTAAAGCCGACAGGCCTTATTACCATGGAATTCCCTCACCTTCTTCAACTCGTGGAGCAGAATCAGTTTGATACGATCTATCATGAGCACTTTTCTTACTTTTCTTTCATCGCCGTTGAGAGGGTATTTGCCCGCCATGGAATGAAACTGTTTGATGTGGAGGAGTTGCCAACGCATGGGGGATCGCTGCGAATCTATGCCTGTCATGAGAGCGATACATCCAAGCCGATTGAGATGCGAGCAAAGGAACTGAAATCACGAGAAGAAGCGATAGGGTTTGGTAGTCTGAACCACTATCTTTCATTTGGTCCACACGTTGAGGCGACAAAGAGAAAACTGCTGTCTTTCCTCATTGCTGCTAAGCAAGAGGGGAAACGTGTCGTGGGCTATGGTGCTCCGGCAAAAGGCAATACGCTTCTGAACTATTGTGGTATTCGTGCGGACTTTATTGACTACACCGTTGATCGAAGCCCACATAAGCAGGGCCATTTTCTTCCCGGTGTGCATATTCCAATTTATGAGCCAGACCGGGTGCGTGCTACGCAGCCTGACTATCTCCTGATTTTGCCTTGGAATATTCGGGAGGAGGTTATGAAGCAAATGAGCTATATTCGTGAGTGGGGCGGACAATTTGTCGTTCCGATTCCTGAGGTGCGACTGTATCCATGATTTTTACTGAAGCTGCTCTCAAAGGCGCATTTGTCATTGATCCTGAACCTGTATCTGATGAGCGGGGAATGTTTGCAAGGGTCTGGTGCGAAAAAGAGCTTGAGATGTACGGACTTTCATCTAGGTGGGTTCAAGCGAGTATCTCCGTAAACCGTCGCAAGGGGACTCTACGGGGGATGCACTACCAGGTTGCTCCAAATGAGGAAGTGAAGTTGGTTCGCTGTACTACAGGTGCGATTTTTGATGTCATTGTGGACTTGCGCCCGACATCACCGACTTATGGGCAGCATGTCGGCCTGATTTTGACGGCGGATAGTCATCGGTCGCTGTATATTCCAAAACAATTTGCGCATGGATTTCTCACGCTCCAAGACAATTCTGAAGTCTCCTATCACATGTCGGAGTTCTATGCACCTTCTTGCGCGCGTGGTATTCGGTGGGATGATCCCCAGTTGCATATTCAGTGGCCAGAACCCATTGTGATTGTGTCAGAAAAGGATCAGCAGTGGCCACAGCTCAACTTGAACGGGTGACCTGACGTGGAAGCCGATCACTCTCTACTCAACTTGATAAAGGAACTCTACCCAATTTGCCGGAGTATTACTGGTGAAGGAGTTCGGGAGACTCTTCGGATAATCCAAAAACGTATTCCACTTGAGAAATATGAAGTTCCTAGCGGAACAAAGGTATTTGATTGGACGGTTCCTTTAGAGTGGAACGTGTCCGATGCCTACGTGATGGATCGAGCGGGGAAACGAGTTATCGATTTTCAATCGCATAATTTACACCTGATGAGTTACAGCGCGCCGGTTCGAAGAAGGATGAGTCTCGAAGAGTTGCGGCCGCATCTTTTTAGTTTGCCAGCTCATCCGGAATGGATCCCATATCGAACGTCCTATTACAAAGAGAACTGGGGCTTTTGCATTCGGCACGCTGATTTTGAGCAGCTTTCTGATGAGGAGTATGAGGTCGTTATTGACTCGACGCTTCAGGCTGGTTCGCTGACGTATGGCGAGTCTTATTTGCCGGGTGAAGTGTCTGACGAAGTTCTTGTGTCATGCCACGTCTGCCATCCGTCTCTGTGCAACGATAACCTTTCTGGTATCAGCGTGGCTGTGAGGCTAGCCGAAACCATGGCTGCTCGCTCAAGGAGGTATTCATATCGCTTTCTCTTTATCCCAGGGACCATTGGATCAATTACATGGCTGGCTCAGAATGAACAGGTAGTGCCCCGCATTCGGCATGGGCTTGTTATCACTGGGGTGGGTGATGCGGGAAGTGTTACCTATAAGAAGAGCCGTCAAGATAATGCGGAGATCGACAGAGCGATGGCGCATGTACTAAGACATTCTGGGGAAGCTCATACTATTATTGACTTTTTCCCGTACGGCTATGATGAGCGACAGTATTGCTCTCCAGGCTTTAACCTACCGGTCGGATGTTTTATGAGGACGCCACACGGCCAATATTCGGAGTATCACTCGTCTGCGGATGATATGGATTTAATACGATCGGAATCCCTTGCTCAGTCCTATGTACATTGCCTAGAGGTCTTCGAGTTGCTGGAAGGGAATCGCGTGTATCTGAATCAGAGCCCGAAATGTGAACCGCAATTGGGACGGCGGGGGCTATATCGTGCCGTTGCGGGGCAGCAAGAAAACCAGTCCAGAGAGCTCGCGCTTCTCTGGGTATTGAATATGTCCGATGGACGGCACGCACTGCTCGATATTGCAGATCGGGCAGATCTTCCATTCGGCCAGATTCAGTCCGCGGCTGAAGCATTGGTAGAGGCTGGACTCTTGAAGGAGCATCGGAGGCCGGAAAACGCCTAAGGGAGAAGCGACCATGAACACAGTCTATTACGACCCTCCATTTTCGGATGAGCGACGCCGTGAGGAGCTCTATGACGGTCAACTTCTTGTGTATTCTCCGCGTAAGAGTACTCTCGCGTTTATCGAATTTGCCAAGAAATTGATTGGGGAGGCGTTCGCTCCGTATGACCCAGAGACAGCTCAGTCGTATTTATCCGTTGAGCAGTATGCCGACATTCTTGTAAAGCTGAAACCAAACTTTATCCATCATCCTGAATCCAAGGCGCTGATGCGCAATATTTTCGAAGAGATGGGCTGTGATCTAGGGAAGACATACTTTGATGTTCCGAAGATGCGAAGCTCGACCAGTGATAACTATCTCACAACCGGCATTGCGTATGCGTGGCACCCTCATCGAGACACCTGGTACTCTGCCCCACCATGCCAGGTCAATTGGTGGATTCCTATCTATGATATTCAGTCGAGCAATGCGATGGCGTTTCATCCACAGTATTGGAATGCGCCTGTGAAAAACAGTTCCAAAGGATATAACTATTACGTATGGAATCAACAAAATCGAGGGGCGCACGTCGCCAAATTCTTGAAAGAGGACCCTCGGCCTCTCCCAAAGCCAACTGAACCACTTGCGCTGGACCCGCAGGTTCGGTTGATCGTGCCAGCTGGAGGTATTATTCTATTCTCGGCAGCACAGATGCACTCCAGTGTTCCCAATACCTCCGGAAAGACCAGGTTTAGCATAGATTTTCGCGTAGTTAACCTTGATGATGTGGCACACAAAAAAGGCGCTCCTCTGGTCGATGAGGAGTGTACCGGGACCACGATGAGGGACTATTTGCGGGCGACCGATTTGGCTCACATCCCTGATGAACTCGTGGCGCTCTACGATGATGAAACGACCAGGGAAGGGAAACTTCTCTACACGGTCGAGGAGAAGTAAGTTTGCTGATGCCGAATCGCATTAACCTAACCCGATAGGTGGATTGAACGTACTCGTTCGCGACCGATAAAATCGGCTTCATTAATTTTGGAGATATTTTGTTTGGCCTGAACGAATGGTTTGCTAAATTGCTTTTCCCATTTAATATGGCCAAAGTGCACATGTTCCACTAGTGCGTTCACCTGTGTGTGGCACCGAGACGATGGACATGGCTGATGTTGAGGGGCCCGTGCTAGTCATTTAAAAACTGAACGTCAATCAGTTGTTTGAAAACCTCTTGTCTCAATTTTTGCGTGAAGAAACGAGAGATGCGGGGGTGGCCAGAAGTCGGAGAATTGACCAGGTAAGAGCCTGTTGGGCCAAGTTCCGTATGGGTGCTGCGCGCCGTGGCCGATGGCGAAGGAGTGATGTTCTGGACCAGCCTTTTCATTGTTGCAGGGACGACTAGAGCTTACTTCAGAGAATGAGATCTGTTTCTTGGGTTGAGGGTACGGTACTGTGGAAGACGAGCTATGAATTTTGATAAGTCGAAGGCATTACAAGGACGGGCTCATGCCCTCATTCCAGGGGGGTGTCACACATATGCGAGAGGTGATGACCAGTACCCTGAGCTGTCCCCAGGTTTCCTTATCAAAGGGCGCGGATGTCATGTCTGGGATGCCGACGGAAATGAGTTTATCGAATACAACATGGGGCTTCGATCGGTGACGTTGGGATACGCAGACGAGCGCATCTTAGGTGTTGCCCGCCAGCACATGTTGGAAGGCGGTAGCTTTACGAGGCCTTCGCCGATAGAAGTCGAATGTGCGGAGGAAATGCTGAGTCTTATAGAAGGGGCCGAGATGGTGAAGTTCGGGAAAAACGGCTCTGATGTGACAAGCGCTGCCATACGGCTTTCCCGGGCGTACACGGGGAGAGACCGGGTCGCTGTTTGTGCCGATCACCCTTTTTTTTCAGGGGACGATTGGTTTATTGGGTCTACCCCGCTTTCTGCCGGTGTTCCGAAGGCTGTGCAAGAACTCACGCTCAAGTTCACATATAACTCTATCGAAAGCATCCAGGCGCTTTTCCAGCAGTACCCCGGCCAAATTGCTTGTCTCATTATGGAGCCGGAAAAAGAGACCGCGCCAAGCAATGACTTTCTTCGGAAGGTGCAGGAGCTTTGTGGAAAGAATGGTTCTGTCTTTATCCTCGACGAAATGATTTGTGGGTTTCGATGGCACCGTGGCGGTGGGCAACGGTATCACAAGATTGTCCCTGACTTGTCGACATTTGGGAAAGCATTGGCTAACGGCTTCTCGGTTTCCGCACTAGTTGGAAAGAGAGAGATCATGAAGCTTGGTGGACTCGAGCACGGGCATGAGCGGGTGTTTTTGCTCTCATTGACGCATGGTGCTGAATCGCATGGTTTGGCGGCGGCCAGGGAGGTCATTCGGATCTATAAACAGGAACCCGTGATCGAAATGATGTGGCGGGCCGGTGAGAGGCTAGAAAGAGGGGTTCGGCAGTCGATCGGCGAACATCACCTGCAAGAACATTTCAAGGTGTTAGGAAAGCCATGTTGTCAGGTCTATGCGACTCTGGACGGGGAGAAGAATCCATCTCAAGCTTTTAGAACTCTTTTTCTTCAGGAAACGATCAAGAGAGGGATCCTCGCACCCTCGTTTGTTGTGAGCAGTAGTCACAAGGATACTGATATTGACAAGACGATCGAGGGAATTCATGAAGCGTTACAGGTCTACCGAAAAGCACTAGCTGAGGGGATCGAGAAGTATCTTGTTGGTCGTCCAGTAAAACCCGTGTTTCGTCGCTATGTGTAACATGCATGAGTCAGGAGGACCAGGGTTATGAGACATGCCTTGTGGTATGTGATTATGTCTGTGGCGTTGGTACTCACCTCGGGCACCGCATTCAGTGAATCAGGTTCGGTCAAACCTGAGGCCGGTAAAATGCCAACCGATGTTCCTCTATTACCTGGAGCCACAGGGCAGGCCGAGAAAACAACGAGTCAGGTGATGACAGATAAGCTGTCGAATGCGGTAGGTACAGAATACGTCATCGGGGCGGAAGATGTGTTGGATATTACAGTCTGGCGGAATGTCGATTTATCGCGGCAAGTACAAGTGCGCCCGGATGGACGGATTTCAATGCCAATTATTCGTGATGTCGTGGCGGTAGGAAAAACTCCAACAAAATTGGCTGAGGAAATGACGAACAAGCTGAAGGAGTACGTCCAAAATCCGGTTGTTGCGGTGACGTTGAAGGAAGTCAATAGCTCCAATATTTTTCTTCTGGGCGAAATTGCCCATCCTGGGAAGTATCCGCTCAAGAGCAAGACGACGCTCTTGCAGGGAATTACGATGGCAGGGGGGTTTAAGGAAACCGCAGCGAGAAATCAGATCGTCATTTTTCGGTTTACTGAAACGGCTCCAGGTATGAAGCGATTTACGGCGAGCTACGATGATATTGTGCTCCGTAGTGGGATTAGCGACAATTTTGAACTGAAGCCTGGCGATACCCTTGTTGTTCCCAGTGAGTCGATGGTGGTGTTCCCTGGTCGATAAGGACTACCAGAAAGGATGGCGGCAGTGGACTATTACGCGCGAGGGGCAAGGACATTCAGGTCGTATATGTTTACACCAAGAGCTTTGTCAATCGGGCTGGTGCTGTGTTCGATGCTGGCCCAGGTTGGCTGTCTCGGGCCAGTCACATCAAGGGAATACAAAGCATCCGATGTGCCAACAGAATTCCTTCTAGGTTCTGAAGACCAGATTGAGATCAATGTTTGGAAGAACCCTGATTTATCACGCATTACCTTGATACGGCCTGATGGCTATGTGTCCATGCCTATTATTGGAGATGTTCAGGCTGCGGGGTTGACGGCAGACGCGCTTGCGGCCCAGATCACGGAACGGTTGAAAGGGTATATCCAGAACCCTTCGGTGTCGGTAAACGTGAAGGAGCTCAATAGCTATTCTGTATTTGTGTTGGGTGAAGTCGCAAAGCCAGGCAAGTATCAATTGAAATCGTATGTGACGGTGCTTCAGGCCATTTCCATGGCTGGAGGGTTTACAAATTATGCCAGTAAGAATAGGTTGCAAGTTGTGCGGGTGATTGAAAGTCCAGGCCATAAACGGCAAGAGATCCATATCCCACTCCGTTACGATGATCTCGTAAGCGGTCGTGGTGAGCCAGGTAACATTGTGCTGGCTTCTGGTGATACACTGGTTGTGCCCTGATCATTGTTGGGTAGTATCTGTGTGTGAGCCACTTCCGTGCTCCCCGTGATCTGTGTAGCGGGTGATCTGGTCAGATCTGCTGCCTAGTTCACGGGCAGTTCCCGACCACTCCTGAAAGGAAATTTGGTGAATCTATTGCTTTGTCGTAGACATGTCGAACAGGATTGGTTGTTCCGGCTTGTAATTGTTGTGATGCTTGTCTCCGGAGTGCTTTGGATAAAACCCGGACATGCACAAACAACCGTCATTCCTTCCGCACATGTGTCGGGCTATTACGATACCAATATATGGTCACGCCCGGCCGCTCTCTTGCCTACGGGCACGAAGCTGGATGACTTTGTGACAACCGTTGGCGGGGCGGTGCAACTGTTGCACGATACTCGGGATATCGACGTCAAGGTGCAGGTTGGAGGAGCCTTCAATGCGTATGTAGAAAACACAGGCCTCAATTACTTCAATACAACCGCGAAGGGCACCATCGGGTTGGATCGGTGGGTTGATCAGTATGTCCGGGGAGCGAAGTTGCGCATCACCGAAAACTTTCGATATACGCCGCAATCTCCTGGTTTTCTGACTGGAGTGAGGCAGACAATTGCTCAGGATGATACCTTTTTTTCGGGTATTCAGGCTTTTCGAGCCAATACATTCATCAATACCACGGGTGTGACTGGCTCCTATCCAATCTCGAGGGACCTTGCGTTGGAGGGAGGTTATACGTTTGGAATTCGAAAGTTCGGGAGAATTTTAGGAGGGGAGACTGGTGGTGTTAGGTTTTTTAATACTACAAATAACACGTGGTTCGGAGGGCCTCGGTATCAGCTTTCGAGAAACGACAGTATCGCAGCCTTGTATCGACAGAGTTTCGTGCTGCAGTCGCGTGCCGATGGCGGTCGGTCATTTGCTACGAACCTGATCACCCTGGCGGGGAACTACGAAAGAAAATTTCAGGAGTGGGAGTTCGACTTGGAGGCCGGAGTCACCTTCGTTGAGCCGGCCGGTGGGAGTTTCCCGACGGGTAGTCTGACAGTTAGCACCCAAACAGAGCGAGACACGGTGTTTCGAGCAACCCTCTCTCGAGCGGCCAGACCGTCCACATTCCTCGTGGGTGGGGCTGTCCTTAGCAGCGTTGCGCAGGTCGGGGTCAGTCACCGAATTTATGAGCGGCTCACTCTCGAGGGAGATGTTGCCTATGGTTATAGCCAGTTTTTCCCAGATACTAGGAATACGACGTTTCAGAACTTTCATGGGACGACGCGTCTCGCTTACAAATTGACCAGAGATATCACTGCAGATATTTCGTACGCCTTTACCTCTGTAAAGAGTGATACACCTACTATCACATACGAATTTTCACGCCATGTGATGGGGTTCTTTCTAAGCGCCGAGTGGAAATAGTAAATGTGACAAGTATGGAGAGTAATGTACAAGTGAACGCAGGGCTGAGCCTTCCCAGACGGAAGTTAATCATAGAGAAGCGAAGCGGACTGTTGGATATCGACTGGTCTGCTCTCTGGGAGTACCGCGAGTTAGGGTACATCCTGATCTGGCGAGACGTCACGGTCCGCTACAAGCAAACGGCGATCGGTGTGGCTTGGGTTATTCTACAACCATTGATCACCATGCTGATATTTACGGCCATATTCGGTATGCTGGCAAAGGTGCCTTCCGATGGAGTCTGGTATCCTGTCTTTTCGCTCACGGCTTTGCTTCCATGGACCTATTTCTCTCAAGCGGTGACTCGTGCGGGCGAAAGCGTCGTTACCAATGCGAAGATAGTCAGCAAGATTTATTTCCCCCGATTATGGCTTCCTCTTGCCATGGTCGTCTCGCCACTGATTGACTTTGCGTTGTCCATGGTCCTGTTGTTCGGACTGCTCCTCTATGCAGGCATTCCCCTCAGCTGGAAGGTAGTCACACTCCCGGCATTCATACTGCTTGCGATGCTCACAGCTCTAGGCCTCAGCCTGTTCACTTCTGCCATGAATGCCAAGTACCGGGACGTGGGTCACGCGATTCCCTTTGTCATTCAAATATGGATGTATCTCTCACCGATTGTGTACCCGGTCAGTCTCGTGCCAGAGCAATGGAGATGGCTCTATGGCCTCAATCCCATGGCTGGAGTCATTGAAGGCTTTCGCTGGGCCTTGCTGGGACGGACCGCTCCAGATCCAGTCGTAATGGCGGAAAGTGTTATCGTGCTCTTGCTCGTAGTGCTATCTGGCTTAGTCTATTTCAGAAAGATGGAGCGACAGTTTGCGGATATCATCTGAACAAGAGCCCTCAGAGCCCGACGCATGGTTCTGGTTGTTTCTTCAATATGACTTCTCAATGCTGCC includes the following:
- a CDS encoding polysaccharide biosynthesis/export family protein, with product MPTEFLLGSEDQIEINVWKNPDLSRITLIRPDGYVSMPIIGDVQAAGLTADALAAQITERLKGYIQNPSVSVNVKELNSYSVFVLGEVAKPGKYQLKSYVTVLQAISMAGGFTNYASKNRLQVVRVIESPGHKRQEIHIPLRYDDLVSGRGEPGNIVLASGDTLVVP
- a CDS encoding outer membrane beta-barrel protein, whose product is MNLLLCRRHVEQDWLFRLVIVVMLVSGVLWIKPGHAQTTVIPSAHVSGYYDTNIWSRPAALLPTGTKLDDFVTTVGGAVQLLHDTRDIDVKVQVGGAFNAYVENTGLNYFNTTAKGTIGLDRWVDQYVRGAKLRITENFRYTPQSPGFLTGVRQTIAQDDTFFSGIQAFRANTFINTTGVTGSYPISRDLALEGGYTFGIRKFGRILGGETGGVRFFNTTNNTWFGGPRYQLSRNDSIAALYRQSFVLQSRADGGRSFATNLITLAGNYERKFQEWEFDLEAGVTFVEPAGGSFPTGSLTVSTQTERDTVFRATLSRAARPSTFLVGGAVLSSVAQVGVSHRIYERLTLEGDVAYGYSQFFPDTRNTTFQNFHGTTRLAYKLTRDITADISYAFTSVKSDTPTITYEFSRHVMGFFLSAEWK
- a CDS encoding polysaccharide biosynthesis/export family protein produces the protein MRHALWYVIMSVALVLTSGTAFSESGSVKPEAGKMPTDVPLLPGATGQAEKTTSQVMTDKLSNAVGTEYVIGAEDVLDITVWRNVDLSRQVQVRPDGRISMPIIRDVVAVGKTPTKLAEEMTNKLKEYVQNPVVAVTLKEVNSSNIFLLGEIAHPGKYPLKSKTTLLQGITMAGGFKETAARNQIVIFRFTETAPGMKRFTASYDDIVLRSGISDNFELKPGDTLVVPSESMVVFPGR
- the rfbC gene encoding dTDP-4-dehydrorhamnose 3,5-epimerase; protein product: MIFTEAALKGAFVIDPEPVSDERGMFARVWCEKELEMYGLSSRWVQASISVNRRKGTLRGMHYQVAPNEEVKLVRCTTGAIFDVIVDLRPTSPTYGQHVGLILTADSHRSLYIPKQFAHGFLTLQDNSEVSYHMSEFYAPSCARGIRWDDPQLHIQWPEPIVIVSEKDQQWPQLNLNG
- a CDS encoding glutamate-1-semialdehyde 2,1-aminomutase; translation: MNFDKSKALQGRAHALIPGGCHTYARGDDQYPELSPGFLIKGRGCHVWDADGNEFIEYNMGLRSVTLGYADERILGVARQHMLEGGSFTRPSPIEVECAEEMLSLIEGAEMVKFGKNGSDVTSAAIRLSRAYTGRDRVAVCADHPFFSGDDWFIGSTPLSAGVPKAVQELTLKFTYNSIESIQALFQQYPGQIACLIMEPEKETAPSNDFLRKVQELCGKNGSVFILDEMICGFRWHRGGGQRYHKIVPDLSTFGKALANGFSVSALVGKREIMKLGGLEHGHERVFLLSLTHGAESHGLAAAREVIRIYKQEPVIEMMWRAGERLERGVRQSIGEHHLQEHFKVLGKPCCQVYATLDGEKNPSQAFRTLFLQETIKRGILAPSFVVSSSHKDTDIDKTIEGIHEALQVYRKALAEGIEKYLVGRPVKPVFRRYV
- a CDS encoding SDR family oxidoreductase, giving the protein MRILVTGNMGYVGPLVLRRLRESYPEAMLIGYDIGYFAHCLTGSSRLPESRADVQYFGDIRQVPEKILQGTDAIVHLCAISNDPMGATFEDVTLDINHRASIDLAVKAKRAGVKTFVFASSCSVYGFAEGGPRREEDELNPLTAYAKSKVSTEQDLASLTSDSFTATCLRFATACGMSDRLRLDLVLNDFVASALVSRRINILSDGTPWRPLIHVKDMARAIDWAVQRDRGAGGAFLTINVGSDVWNCQVKDLAMAVTQLVPDVEVSINRDAQPDKRSYRVNFDKFSKLAQGFLPVVDLQSAVQDLRDGLMSMHFADSEFRKGELIRLVTLRRLREGGHLTDQLAWKA
- a CDS encoding phytanoyl-CoA dioxygenase family protein, translating into MNTVYYDPPFSDERRREELYDGQLLVYSPRKSTLAFIEFAKKLIGEAFAPYDPETAQSYLSVEQYADILVKLKPNFIHHPESKALMRNIFEEMGCDLGKTYFDVPKMRSSTSDNYLTTGIAYAWHPHRDTWYSAPPCQVNWWIPIYDIQSSNAMAFHPQYWNAPVKNSSKGYNYYVWNQQNRGAHVAKFLKEDPRPLPKPTEPLALDPQVRLIVPAGGIILFSAAQMHSSVPNTSGKTRFSIDFRVVNLDDVAHKKGAPLVDEECTGTTMRDYLRATDLAHIPDELVALYDDETTREGKLLYTVEEK
- a CDS encoding ABC transporter permease; the protein is MTSMESNVQVNAGLSLPRRKLIIEKRSGLLDIDWSALWEYRELGYILIWRDVTVRYKQTAIGVAWVILQPLITMLIFTAIFGMLAKVPSDGVWYPVFSLTALLPWTYFSQAVTRAGESVVTNAKIVSKIYFPRLWLPLAMVVSPLIDFALSMVLLFGLLLYAGIPLSWKVVTLPAFILLAMLTALGLSLFTSAMNAKYRDVGHAIPFVIQIWMYLSPIVYPVSLVPEQWRWLYGLNPMAGVIEGFRWALLGRTAPDPVVMAESVIVLLLVVLSGLVYFRKMERQFADII
- a CDS encoding methyltransferase domain-containing protein; its protein translation is MKPSVCRSCGAGLEHTFIDLGMSPLANSYIKPGQTNRMEPFYPLHVYVCETCLLVQLEQFSTPQDIFSDYAYFSSFSDSWLAHARTYVDMIVDRFRFDRNSRVVEIASNDGYLLKNFVARDIPVLGVEPAANVAEVARGKGINTKVAFFAEKTARDLAEDGWAADLIIGNNVLAHVPDLNDFVKGLKVLLKPTGLITMEFPHLLQLVEQNQFDTIYHEHFSYFSFIAVERVFARHGMKLFDVEELPTHGGSLRIYACHESDTSKPIEMRAKELKSREEAIGFGSLNHYLSFGPHVEATKRKLLSFLIAAKQEGKRVVGYGAPAKGNTLLNYCGIRADFIDYTVDRSPHKQGHFLPGVHIPIYEPDRVRATQPDYLLILPWNIREEVMKQMSYIREWGGQFVVPIPEVRLYP
- the rfbF gene encoding glucose-1-phosphate cytidylyltransferase translates to MKAVILAGGMGTRLSEETSLRPKPMVEIGGKPILWHIMKIYAAHGIKEFIIALGYKGEMIKEYFLNFYAFNKDISVDLESGKTTIHDGKQHEDWKVHLVDTGLRTQTGGRLKQLKRWIGDDKTFLFTYGDGVSDVDIQATVRFHKSHGKLATVTSVLPPARFGRLVFDQDQIVDFREKPHAEEGWINGGFYVLQREAIDYIHGDEIAWEREPIEQLTKDNQLMGYRHDRFWSCMDTLREKNYLEELWQSSRAPWKVW
- a CDS encoding DUF4910 domain-containing protein, which translates into the protein MEADHSLLNLIKELYPICRSITGEGVRETLRIIQKRIPLEKYEVPSGTKVFDWTVPLEWNVSDAYVMDRAGKRVIDFQSHNLHLMSYSAPVRRRMSLEELRPHLFSLPAHPEWIPYRTSYYKENWGFCIRHADFEQLSDEEYEVVIDSTLQAGSLTYGESYLPGEVSDEVLVSCHVCHPSLCNDNLSGISVAVRLAETMAARSRRYSYRFLFIPGTIGSITWLAQNEQVVPRIRHGLVITGVGDAGSVTYKKSRQDNAEIDRAMAHVLRHSGEAHTIIDFFPYGYDERQYCSPGFNLPVGCFMRTPHGQYSEYHSSADDMDLIRSESLAQSYVHCLEVFELLEGNRVYLNQSPKCEPQLGRRGLYRAVAGQQENQSRELALLWVLNMSDGRHALLDIADRADLPFGQIQSAAEALVEAGLLKEHRRPENA